In one window of Reinekea forsetii DNA:
- the ubiD gene encoding 4-hydroxy-3-polyprenylbenzoate decarboxylase yields the protein MKYTDLRDFIAGLEQRGELIRISHPVDPHLEMTELCDQVLRKKGPALLFENPIGYDMPVLGNLFGTPERVAMGMGANNLADLREIGKLLAYLKEPEPPKGLKDAWSKAPLLKKVLSMAPKTLRSGPCQENILTGDQVDLGTLPVWTCWPEDAAPLITWPLVITQGPDGGRTNLGIYRQQVIGKNKLIMRWLSHRGGALDYQAWQQKHPGQPFPIAVALGADPATILAAVTPVPDTLSEYAFAGLLRDSRSQLVKCRSHDLLVPATAEIILEGFIYPGETAPEGPYGDHTGYYNEVSEFPVFTVETMTHRNNPIYHSTYTGRPPDEPAILGVALNEVFIPILQKQFPEIIDFYLPPEGCSYRIAVISMKKQYAGHAKRVMMGTWSFLRQFMYTKILIVVDEDVNPRDWQDVMWAISTRMDPVRDTTLIEHTPIDYLDFASPISGLGSKMGLDATNKWPGETNREWGRPIVKDPLISAKMTALLAELNL from the coding sequence ATGAAATACACCGATTTACGCGACTTTATCGCCGGCCTCGAGCAGCGGGGCGAACTGATTCGAATCAGCCATCCAGTCGATCCGCATCTGGAAATGACTGAGTTGTGTGATCAGGTCTTGCGCAAAAAAGGTCCGGCGCTGCTGTTTGAGAACCCCATCGGTTATGACATGCCGGTGCTCGGCAACCTCTTCGGCACACCGGAACGGGTCGCGATGGGCATGGGTGCTAACAACCTGGCAGATCTGCGCGAAATCGGCAAACTATTGGCCTATCTGAAAGAGCCGGAACCGCCCAAGGGCTTAAAGGATGCCTGGTCGAAGGCGCCGCTGCTGAAAAAAGTGCTCAGCATGGCCCCCAAAACCCTGCGCAGCGGGCCCTGCCAAGAGAATATTCTGACCGGTGACCAAGTCGATCTGGGCACGCTACCGGTGTGGACCTGCTGGCCCGAAGATGCCGCGCCGCTGATCACCTGGCCATTGGTTATCACCCAGGGCCCGGATGGTGGCCGCACCAATCTGGGTATCTATCGGCAACAGGTGATCGGTAAGAACAAACTTATTATGCGCTGGCTCTCCCATCGCGGCGGTGCACTCGATTATCAAGCGTGGCAGCAGAAGCATCCCGGCCAGCCTTTTCCGATTGCCGTGGCCTTGGGGGCCGACCCGGCCACCATCCTCGCGGCAGTGACCCCGGTGCCCGACACCCTATCGGAATATGCCTTCGCCGGTCTGCTGCGCGACAGCCGCAGCCAATTGGTCAAGTGTCGCAGCCACGATCTGCTGGTGCCGGCGACTGCCGAGATCATCTTGGAGGGCTTTATCTATCCGGGCGAAACGGCCCCCGAGGGCCCTTATGGTGACCACACCGGCTATTACAATGAGGTCAGTGAGTTCCCAGTCTTTACTGTGGAAACCATGACCCATCGGAATAACCCTATTTATCACAGTACCTATACCGGCCGGCCGCCCGATGAGCCGGCGATCCTCGGCGTCGCCCTAAATGAGGTGTTCATCCCGATTCTGCAGAAGCAGTTCCCGGAAATTATCGATTTTTATCTGCCCCCGGAAGGCTGTTCCTATCGTATTGCCGTAATAAGTATGAAGAAGCAATATGCTGGCCATGCGAAGCGCGTCATGATGGGTACTTGGTCGTTCTTGCGCCAATTCATGTACACCAAGATTCTCATCGTAGTCGATGAAGACGTTAATCCACGCGACTGGCAAGATGTGATGTGGGCGATCAGTACCCGCATGGATCCGGTGCGCGACACTACCCTGATCGAGCACACCCCGATCGACTATCTCGACTTTGCCAGCCCCATCTCGGGTCTGGGATCTAAGATGGGACTCGATGCGACCAACAAGTGGCCCGGTGAAACCAATCGGGAATGGGGCCGGCCGATCGTCAAAGATCCGCTGATCAGCGCGAAAATGACCGCCCTACTGGCGGAACTGAACCTCTAG
- a CDS encoding ferredoxin reductase domain-containing protein, with amino-acid sequence MTAPLTLATVHDIKALSGDVWQVLLKPIEPYPFEAGQYTELRIPGFEHLYFTIGSAPHMACVELHVQGDSETNTRLINHLRQQGSVQLAAAAGSCVLSALPASSAPLLLVASGTGFSQVKAVVEDQLQRQAKRPIFIYWTSYRLNQLYMLDKAEQWADQYPHVHIAALISEHSHWDDKHQMLVQSILADHADVGQCQALTCGSPEMVYNLLDTLSEHGFRADQMISDVFAFAPRAAIPKPTPGQEPA; translated from the coding sequence TTGACCGCCCCCCTAACCCTCGCCACGGTTCACGATATCAAGGCCCTGAGTGGCGACGTCTGGCAAGTTCTGCTCAAGCCGATCGAACCCTATCCGTTCGAGGCCGGCCAATATACCGAGTTACGAATTCCGGGTTTCGAGCATCTGTATTTCACCATCGGTTCGGCACCCCATATGGCGTGTGTGGAATTGCATGTCCAGGGTGACTCCGAGACCAATACGCGGCTTATCAACCACTTGCGCCAACAGGGCTCGGTGCAATTGGCGGCCGCAGCCGGCAGCTGTGTTCTGAGTGCTCTGCCCGCTTCATCGGCGCCCTTATTACTAGTCGCCTCCGGTACCGGCTTCAGTCAAGTCAAGGCGGTGGTGGAAGACCAGTTGCAGCGTCAGGCCAAGCGACCGATCTTTATCTATTGGACCAGTTACCGGCTCAATCAACTCTATATGCTGGATAAGGCTGAGCAATGGGCCGACCAATACCCCCATGTGCACATCGCCGCGCTTATCTCCGAACACAGTCATTGGGACGATAAACACCAGATGCTGGTCCAGAGCATCCTGGCCGACCACGCCGATGTTGGCCAATGCCAGGCACTGACCTGCGGTTCGCCGGAAATGGTCTACAACCTCTTGGATACCCTGAGCGAACATGGCTTCCGGGCCGATCAGATGATCAGCGATGTGTTCGCCTTTGCGCCGCGCGCCGCGATTCCTAAGCCGACCCCAGGGCAGGAGCCAGCGTGA
- a CDS encoding TrmB family transcriptional regulator: MNTAEVLRVFGLEPRETRIYLALLESGPASIRDIADRAGINRGTTHELLKRMQPKGVVSFFPKGKRHHFSAEPPSRLRELALKHQAQVTEAMEALEDKVIPQLSHLQPVTGNADVHYYEGDDGIELVLKDILSTVSEHKDRTYCVYSAKAIRKHLYRPFPNYTRQRVKLDIKVRVIAIGEGGEEAPLADRKWIDEKSSDNAGSYIAIYPPKVALISLSDGDLPTAVVIKSPTIANTHQVIFNTLWGSL; this comes from the coding sequence GTGAATACCGCCGAAGTGCTGCGTGTCTTCGGTTTAGAGCCGCGCGAAACGCGGATCTATCTGGCCCTGCTCGAGTCGGGCCCGGCCTCGATACGCGATATCGCCGATCGTGCCGGCATTAATCGCGGCACCACCCATGAATTGCTTAAACGCATGCAACCGAAGGGCGTGGTGAGCTTTTTCCCCAAGGGTAAGCGGCATCATTTCAGCGCCGAGCCACCGTCTCGATTGCGTGAACTGGCGCTAAAGCATCAGGCCCAGGTGACCGAGGCCATGGAAGCTCTGGAGGACAAGGTCATTCCCCAGCTGTCGCACCTACAGCCGGTCACCGGTAATGCTGATGTGCACTATTACGAGGGGGATGACGGCATTGAATTGGTGCTGAAAGACATTCTCTCCACGGTCAGTGAGCACAAAGACCGCACCTACTGCGTTTATTCGGCCAAGGCGATCCGTAAACACCTGTACCGACCCTTTCCCAACTATACCCGTCAACGGGTTAAGCTCGATATCAAGGTGCGCGTGATCGCCATCGGGGAAGGCGGCGAGGAGGCCCCGTTGGCCGATCGGAAATGGATCGATGAAAAATCCTCGGACAACGCCGGCTCCTATATCGCCATCTATCCGCCCAAGGTCGCGCTGATTTCGCTCAGCGATGGTGATCTGCCGACCGCAGTGGTGATTAAGTCGCCGACCATCGCCAATACCCATCAGGTGATTTTTAATACCCTGTGGGGGTCGTTGTAG
- a CDS encoding Hpt domain-containing protein — MPVMDDFDAMRRIRQEPAAVAIAQIAADAGVDLNAALERLGGLQDVYRNALAAFVVDLLVMPSQLSAYAQNMQHNNSRDDARRLMHTVKGLAATIGATALSTAAASGEQAMGNSPDEQQVVLICDQVGTVITRALPGLQALSAVV; from the coding sequence ATGCCCGTGATGGATGATTTTGACGCGATGCGTCGGATTCGCCAGGAGCCTGCCGCTGTGGCTATTGCCCAGATCGCGGCCGATGCGGGCGTGGATCTGAACGCAGCGCTGGAGCGACTCGGTGGTTTGCAAGATGTATATCGCAATGCGCTCGCAGCCTTTGTCGTCGATCTGCTTGTCATGCCTAGCCAGTTGAGCGCTTATGCGCAAAATATGCAGCACAATAACAGCCGGGATGACGCCCGTCGCTTGATGCATACGGTGAAGGGGTTGGCGGCAACCATCGGCGCAACGGCCTTGTCGACGGCTGCCGCCAGTGGCGAACAGGCCATGGGTAACAGCCCAGATGAACAACAGGTGGTGCTTATCTGCGATCAGGTTGGCACCGTCATTACGCGTGCCTTGCCCGGTCTACAGGCCCTCTCGGCAGTGGTCTGA
- a CDS encoding FAD-binding oxidoreductase, whose translation MQTLLNQLIELLGARQVLTGADVSARPISWFDPAPMRAGAIVRPGSTEEVAAVVKLCCAAGISIVPLGGMTGFVEGAVPSAEQIGLSLERLNQIEAINVDNRTVIVQAGVPLQALQAFAESNDLHYPVDLGARGSCTLGGMAATNAGGNEVLRYGMSREQILGLEVVLATGEIVSNLRPLLKNNTGYDLKQLFIGSEGTLGIITRLSLRLRAQHSSYSTALVAVPDFQSLTALLRNLDAQLGGRLSAFEVMWQEHLRFVIDQEQTHKAPLSLDYPYYVLIQAANYHDLEKDIFLSALETLLEQELIIDAVIASSMAQQQALWAIRDDIECLTTGLAPYIGYDVSLPIDAMEAYVDNLTEAIRAHWPEAKVIVFGHLGDGNLHLFIHIGPDLSDRQRSTINELVYQPLASCQGSVSAEHGIGFQKKAYLQYSRTPLEIDLMRQLKKTFDPDNLFNPGAIFD comes from the coding sequence ATGCAAACACTGTTAAACCAACTTATAGAATTACTCGGAGCCCGCCAGGTGTTAACCGGTGCCGATGTCTCTGCTCGGCCGATCAGCTGGTTTGATCCGGCTCCGATGCGCGCCGGTGCCATCGTGCGGCCCGGTTCAACCGAGGAGGTCGCTGCGGTGGTCAAACTCTGTTGCGCGGCCGGAATCAGCATCGTGCCCTTGGGCGGCATGACCGGGTTCGTTGAAGGGGCGGTGCCCTCGGCCGAACAGATTGGGCTTTCATTGGAGCGCTTAAACCAGATCGAGGCTATCAATGTCGATAACCGCACCGTCATCGTTCAAGCCGGTGTGCCCTTACAGGCGCTGCAGGCCTTTGCCGAAAGTAATGACCTGCATTACCCGGTCGACTTAGGCGCCCGCGGCAGCTGCACTCTCGGCGGCATGGCCGCGACCAATGCAGGTGGTAACGAGGTGCTGCGTTATGGCATGTCGCGTGAGCAAATTCTCGGTCTGGAAGTGGTGCTGGCCACGGGCGAGATAGTTAGCAATCTGCGGCCCTTGTTGAAGAACAATACCGGCTATGATCTCAAGCAGCTGTTTATCGGCAGTGAAGGCACCCTGGGCATCATCACCCGCCTATCCTTGCGCTTGCGCGCTCAACACAGCAGCTATTCCACGGCGCTGGTCGCGGTGCCCGACTTTCAATCACTCACGGCCTTGTTGCGCAACCTCGATGCCCAACTGGGTGGGCGTCTGTCGGCCTTCGAAGTGATGTGGCAAGAACATTTGCGCTTTGTCATCGACCAAGAACAGACACACAAAGCACCGCTGAGCCTGGACTATCCTTATTATGTGTTGATTCAGGCGGCAAATTATCACGATCTGGAAAAGGACATTTTCCTCTCGGCTTTGGAAACCTTACTGGAACAAGAGCTGATTATCGATGCCGTGATCGCCAGCTCGATGGCTCAGCAACAGGCCCTGTGGGCCATTCGCGATGATATAGAGTGTTTAACCACCGGGCTGGCGCCCTATATAGGCTATGATGTCAGCCTGCCGATTGATGCTATGGAGGCCTATGTCGACAACCTAACGGAGGCGATCCGCGCCCACTGGCCCGAGGCTAAGGTGATTGTCTTTGGCCATCTCGGTGATGGCAACCTGCACCTCTTTATTCATATAGGGCCAGATTTATCGGATCGGCAGCGCAGCACCATTAACGAACTGGTCTACCAGCCGTTGGCCTCCTGTCAGGGTTCTGTGTCCGCCGAGCATGGCATCGGCTTCCAGAAAAAAGCCTACTTGCAATATAGCCGCACGCCGCTGGAAATAGATCTGATGCGTCAGCTGAAAAAGACCTTCGACCCCGACAACCTGTTCAACCCGGGTGCGATATTCGATTGA
- a CDS encoding AMP-binding protein: protein MSTYATEHQLARVQADQFWLTQARQLAWHTLPSLGLTTQADGQQRWFADGQLNTAYLAVDAHVDAGRGEQLALIYDSPLAGRVQKFTYNDLLEEVRRCAGLLRQLGVEKGDRVVIYMPMIPQATIAMLACARLGAIHSVVFGGFAANELAVRIDDAQPKVVLAATCGLEVNKIVQYQPLLRSALQLAEHQPEQVVVWERPEQPITEADFVRWQDLLVVAEPADCVVLQATDPLYILYTSGTTGQPKGVVRDHGGHAVALHYSMAALYDTAPGEVFWAASDVGWVVGHSYIVYAPLLRGCTTLMYEGKPVGTPDAGAFWRVVQDHRVKVLFAAPTAFRAIRKTDPDGVLIKDYDLSSLATIFMAGERLDPPTLAWTEQHSQKPVIDHWWQTETGWAITGNPLGLERFPTKAGSSCKPMPGFNVEILDGEGRICAPGVQGYIALQLPLPPGCLTTIWRNQARFESAYLKQFTGFYASGDGGYKDEDGYIFVMGRIDDVINVAGHRLSTGELEAVLGGHEMVAECAVIGVADDLKGQIPLGFAVLKDGVYPDLDDLERALVAKVRNEVGAIACLKQVMIVDRLPKTRSGKILRATMRKMADGEDYQIPSTIEDPAALDEIQQHFR, encoded by the coding sequence ATGAGTACTTACGCAACAGAGCATCAGTTAGCCCGCGTTCAGGCGGATCAATTTTGGTTAACCCAAGCACGTCAGCTGGCGTGGCATACGCTGCCCAGTTTGGGGTTAACCACTCAGGCTGATGGCCAGCAGCGCTGGTTTGCCGACGGTCAACTCAACACCGCCTATCTGGCTGTAGATGCCCATGTCGACGCGGGTCGAGGCGAGCAGCTTGCCCTGATTTACGATTCACCCTTGGCCGGTCGGGTGCAAAAATTCACCTATAACGACTTGCTGGAAGAGGTACGTCGGTGCGCCGGCCTGTTGCGTCAGCTCGGGGTTGAGAAGGGCGATCGGGTGGTGATCTATATGCCGATGATTCCCCAGGCTACCATTGCGATGCTGGCCTGTGCCCGCCTCGGTGCAATCCACTCGGTAGTCTTCGGCGGCTTTGCCGCTAATGAGCTCGCTGTGCGCATCGACGATGCCCAACCGAAAGTGGTGCTGGCAGCGACCTGTGGCCTTGAGGTTAACAAGATCGTGCAGTATCAACCCTTGCTGCGCAGCGCCTTACAGTTGGCCGAACACCAGCCCGAGCAGGTGGTGGTTTGGGAGCGACCCGAGCAACCGATCACCGAAGCCGACTTTGTCCGCTGGCAGGATCTGCTTGTCGTAGCCGAGCCGGCCGACTGCGTTGTGCTCCAGGCAACCGATCCGCTCTATATCCTTTATACCTCCGGCACCACTGGCCAGCCCAAGGGGGTTGTGCGCGATCACGGCGGACACGCCGTTGCGCTGCACTATTCGATGGCGGCGCTCTATGATACGGCGCCTGGCGAGGTCTTTTGGGCGGCATCGGATGTCGGCTGGGTGGTCGGTCATTCCTATATTGTCTATGCCCCCCTATTGCGCGGTTGTACCACCCTGATGTACGAGGGCAAACCGGTCGGTACGCCCGACGCCGGTGCATTCTGGCGGGTGGTGCAAGACCACCGGGTCAAGGTGCTGTTTGCCGCACCGACGGCGTTTCGGGCCATCCGCAAGACCGATCCGGACGGCGTCCTGATCAAGGACTACGATCTGTCCTCCTTGGCGACCATCTTTATGGCCGGTGAACGACTCGACCCGCCGACGCTGGCCTGGACTGAACAGCACAGCCAAAAGCCAGTCATCGACCATTGGTGGCAAACCGAAACCGGCTGGGCGATCACCGGTAATCCGCTCGGCTTAGAACGCTTCCCGACCAAGGCCGGCAGTTCCTGCAAGCCGATGCCGGGCTTCAATGTTGAAATTCTCGATGGCGAAGGACGCATCTGCGCACCCGGTGTACAGGGCTATATCGCCTTGCAACTGCCGTTGCCGCCCGGGTGTCTGACCACCATCTGGCGCAATCAGGCGCGCTTCGAATCGGCCTACCTAAAGCAGTTTACCGGCTTCTATGCCTCCGGTGATGGCGGTTACAAAGACGAGGACGGCTACATCTTCGTGATGGGGCGGATTGACGATGTGATCAATGTGGCCGGCCATCGCCTGTCGACCGGCGAACTGGAGGCGGTCCTGGGCGGTCATGAGATGGTCGCCGAGTGCGCCGTGATCGGTGTGGCAGACGATCTCAAGGGGCAGATACCGCTCGGATTTGCCGTCCTCAAGGATGGTGTCTACCCAGACTTGGATGACTTGGAGCGGGCCCTGGTCGCCAAGGTGCGCAATGAGGTAGGTGCCATCGCCTGCCTCAAGCAAGTGATGATCGTCGATCGATTGCCGAAGACCCGCTCGGGTAAAATTTTGCGCGCGACCATGCGTAAGATGGCCGATGGGGAAGACTACCAGATTCCGTCAACCATTGAAGATCCGGCGGCACTGGATGAAATTCAGCAGCACTTCCGCTAG
- a CDS encoding CHASE domain-containing protein gives MAQRLYYFLLAALAYGLFSWVGLLLVIPPGFSSAIWPAAGLALGLYILMPTRAIVGGIWLGAFIVNLGIATQGFSQFSLPAVLMAVTTGTGATLQMLFGSWLFGRLLSTDQYIATPHDIFKFVLLISPLSCLIGSTIGVVPLYVNGFVSLANLPFSWLTWWVGDAIGLMLFTPLILTLLSTNQRLSNARKLLSLVPMTVIFSAILVLFFGSLQHHRQNQSTEMSELAQRLHLNVERRLRDSANKLLAYSAFFQASSYVSADDFAAFSATINTGDPTFQVVGWTPIVHRIERASVEADVRAQGFPDFTFTEPSPNGTVPAGPQDIYYPVVYIYPFALNKRAFGLNLGAIPSRLLALTQAFEQNQSVATAPIQLVQELDGTLGFILYLPVFRSTQLAFLSGPEKELLGYVGGGFRIGAVLRGAQREAEKIGIGIDLHDITDGRQPLQESTLIAVEGFEPVTYSLFFGQRHYQLTFFVSEKFGLYHKDWTSWIILTAGFLIAALLNSVILMLAATTENIRHEVARKTDDLMQATQAAIEANAAKSNFLANMSHEFRTPLNAIIGLNELCLMTPLTAQQSDYLGKSQMASNTLLGLINHTLDYEKIALGKLEVETTPFSLNNILDKMHAIFAIQAVQKGLYFVVTVPTALPETVLGDALRVEQVLLNLCSNAVKFTDQGGVTVELVVITRTLEHIALELTVSDTGIGISPDEQGHLFESFRQADASTARKYGGTGLGLNISRQLVDLMGGEIDVHSDLDVGSQFVVRLMFQITTADGRQIDAVSQNGLNVQQSSAQNTSAVRVYGAAIPSASPPDMTKEALKGLALLVVEDNIINRVVAEGLLRSMGAEITLAVDGFHALEILQSGADFDLILLDIQMPGMDGCELARKIRLLPGAVNELPLIAMTANVMDDDIARCLAAGMDDHIGKPLNIRTMVDKILARIG, from the coding sequence ATGGCGCAACGATTGTATTATTTTCTGTTAGCAGCCTTAGCTTACGGTTTGTTCAGTTGGGTCGGCCTCTTGCTGGTGATTCCACCCGGTTTTTCGTCAGCCATCTGGCCCGCGGCCGGTCTGGCATTGGGCCTCTATATCCTGATGCCAACGCGCGCGATAGTGGGAGGTATCTGGCTCGGTGCCTTTATCGTCAATCTCGGTATTGCGACCCAAGGTTTCAGCCAGTTCAGTTTGCCAGCCGTGTTGATGGCCGTCACGACCGGTACCGGTGCCACGCTGCAGATGCTGTTTGGCAGCTGGCTATTCGGTCGCCTGTTAAGCACTGATCAATACATAGCAACGCCGCACGATATTTTCAAGTTCGTGCTCTTGATCAGTCCGTTGAGCTGTCTGATTGGCTCAACGATTGGTGTGGTGCCGCTTTATGTAAACGGCTTTGTCAGTCTCGCCAACCTCCCCTTCAGCTGGCTAACCTGGTGGGTAGGCGATGCCATTGGCCTCATGCTGTTCACCCCGCTCATTCTGACCCTGCTGTCCACCAATCAGCGGCTGAGCAACGCTCGTAAACTGCTCTCGCTGGTGCCAATGACGGTCATTTTCAGCGCAATCCTAGTGCTTTTTTTCGGGTCGTTGCAACACCATCGGCAGAATCAAAGCACCGAAATGAGCGAACTTGCCCAGCGATTGCATCTGAATGTAGAACGGCGTTTAAGGGATTCTGCCAATAAATTACTGGCCTACTCGGCCTTTTTTCAAGCCTCCAGCTATGTATCGGCCGACGACTTCGCCGCTTTTTCGGCCACCATCAATACCGGTGACCCCACCTTTCAAGTTGTTGGTTGGACCCCGATTGTCCACCGCATTGAGCGGGCGTCCGTCGAGGCGGACGTGCGCGCCCAAGGTTTTCCGGACTTTACCTTTACCGAGCCGAGTCCGAATGGGACGGTGCCTGCTGGGCCACAAGACATTTACTACCCGGTGGTCTATATCTATCCATTTGCGCTTAATAAAAGGGCCTTCGGTTTGAACTTGGGGGCCATTCCGTCGCGCTTGCTGGCCCTGACTCAGGCATTTGAGCAGAATCAGAGCGTGGCCACGGCACCCATTCAGTTGGTCCAAGAGCTGGATGGCACGTTGGGTTTTATCCTTTATCTACCGGTGTTTCGATCTACACAATTGGCCTTCTTGAGTGGACCTGAAAAGGAACTGCTAGGTTATGTGGGCGGTGGTTTTCGGATTGGCGCCGTGCTGCGGGGAGCGCAACGCGAAGCCGAGAAGATTGGCATCGGTATCGATCTCCACGATATCACCGACGGCCGGCAGCCATTACAGGAATCGACTTTGATTGCCGTCGAGGGGTTTGAGCCAGTTACCTATAGCCTTTTCTTCGGCCAACGGCACTATCAGCTCACCTTCTTTGTGAGTGAAAAATTCGGTCTCTATCATAAGGATTGGACCAGTTGGATTATCCTCACCGCGGGCTTTCTGATTGCGGCCCTATTGAATTCAGTAATTCTAATGTTAGCGGCCACCACCGAAAATATTCGCCATGAGGTTGCCCGAAAAACTGACGATCTAATGCAGGCGACCCAGGCTGCGATAGAGGCCAATGCCGCCAAATCCAATTTTTTGGCCAACATGAGTCATGAGTTCCGCACTCCGCTCAACGCTATTATTGGGCTCAATGAACTGTGCCTGATGACCCCATTAACGGCCCAACAAAGCGATTATCTGGGTAAGTCGCAAATGGCGTCGAACACCCTATTGGGACTGATCAATCATACCCTCGATTATGAAAAAATTGCTTTGGGTAAGTTGGAGGTCGAAACCACCCCTTTCTCCCTCAATAACATCCTGGACAAGATGCATGCGATCTTTGCCATTCAGGCTGTTCAGAAAGGGCTGTATTTTGTGGTAACGGTTCCGACGGCCCTGCCTGAAACCGTGCTTGGCGATGCGCTGCGTGTGGAGCAGGTTCTGCTGAACTTGTGCAGCAACGCCGTTAAATTCACCGACCAGGGCGGGGTTACTGTCGAGCTGGTTGTTATCACCCGGACACTGGAACACATCGCCCTAGAATTAACGGTGAGCGATACCGGCATCGGCATTTCTCCCGATGAACAGGGCCATTTGTTTGAATCATTTCGTCAGGCCGATGCCTCGACCGCACGAAAATACGGCGGCACGGGATTGGGTCTGAATATCAGCCGTCAGCTCGTCGATTTAATGGGAGGGGAGATCGATGTGCACAGCGACCTGGACGTGGGCAGTCAATTTGTCGTCCGGCTGATGTTTCAAATAACCACCGCAGATGGCCGTCAGATAGACGCGGTCAGCCAAAACGGATTGAACGTTCAGCAGTCCTCTGCCCAAAATACGTCGGCTGTGCGAGTTTATGGTGCGGCCATCCCATCGGCGTCACCTCCGGACATGACCAAAGAGGCGCTCAAGGGGCTGGCATTGTTGGTCGTGGAAGACAATATTATCAACCGGGTGGTGGCCGAAGGGCTGTTACGATCGATGGGCGCGGAGATCACCTTAGCCGTTGACGGCTTTCACGCCCTAGAGATCCTGCAGTCGGGTGCCGACTTCGACCTGATCCTGTTGGATATACAGATGCCTGGCATGGACGGTTGCGAGTTGGCTCGTAAAATTCGTCTGTTGCCCGGCGCTGTCAACGAACTGCCGCTAATAGCCATGACGGCCAATGTGATGGACGATGATATCGCCCGCTGCTTAGCCGCCGGAATGGACGATCATATCGGCAAGCCGCTCAATATTCGGACCATGGTCGACAAAATTCTAGCGCGCATTGGTTGA
- the cdd gene encoding cytidine deaminase gives MTDNFTTLYDLAKAGAALAYAPYSQFQVGAALATVDGALFSGCNVENASYGLGLCAERNAITTAVAAGVKPGQIDRLVLFIDRAELFSPCGGCRQVMSEFMKPTAIISATNGQGQRKDWTVAELLPDGFQLPG, from the coding sequence ATGACGGATAACTTTACCACCCTATATGATCTGGCCAAAGCGGGAGCGGCCCTGGCCTATGCACCTTACAGTCAGTTTCAGGTCGGCGCGGCCTTGGCCACCGTCGACGGTGCCCTGTTCAGCGGCTGCAATGTGGAAAACGCTTCCTATGGGCTGGGCTTGTGTGCCGAACGCAATGCTATCACCACCGCCGTCGCGGCCGGGGTCAAGCCGGGGCAAATCGACCGATTGGTGCTCTTCATTGACCGCGCCGAGTTGTTTTCACCGTGCGGCGGCTGCCGTCAGGTAATGAGCGAATTTATGAAGCCCACCGCTATCATTAGCGCCACCAATGGACAGGGTCAGCGAAAAGATTGGACCGTGGCCGAGCTATTGCCGGACGGCTTTCAGTTGCCCGGCTAG
- the deoD gene encoding purine-nucleoside phosphorylase, translating to MATPHIKAELGDFAETVLMPGDPLRAQHIAETFLSNVVRVNDVRNMFAYTGEYKGKRLSVMGSGMGIPSISIYAKELITELGVKNIIRVGTCGALADDIQLRDVIVAMGASTDSGVNRARLQGYDFSAIASYPLLEATVNAARDAKIEVRVGNVFSADLFYTPVDCIMTTLAGMGILAVEMETAGLYGVAAEYGANALAVMTVSDHILRGEAASADERQNTFNDMIEITLNAAITL from the coding sequence ATGGCTACTCCACATATTAAAGCAGAACTCGGTGACTTCGCAGAAACAGTGCTAATGCCCGGAGACCCTTTACGGGCGCAACATATAGCGGAAACCTTCTTATCCAACGTGGTGCGTGTCAACGATGTACGCAATATGTTTGCCTATACCGGCGAATACAAGGGCAAGCGCCTGTCAGTGATGGGCTCGGGTATGGGAATTCCCTCGATCTCTATCTATGCCAAGGAATTGATCACCGAATTGGGTGTGAAGAACATTATCCGAGTCGGCACCTGCGGCGCCCTGGCAGACGATATTCAACTGCGTGATGTTATCGTTGCCATGGGGGCCAGTACCGACTCCGGTGTCAACCGAGCCCGCTTGCAGGGCTATGATTTTTCCGCCATCGCCAGTTACCCCTTGCTGGAAGCAACCGTCAATGCCGCTCGGGACGCCAAGATAGAGGTGCGGGTCGGTAATGTGTTTTCGGCCGATCTGTTCTACACCCCGGTCGATTGCATTATGACTACCTTAGCCGGGATGGGCATCTTAGCCGTCGAAATGGAAACAGCCGGCCTCTACGGCGTAGCCGCCGAATACGGCGCCAACGCCTTGGCGGTGATGACCGTGAGCGATCACATATTGCGCGGTGAAGCGGCCAGCGCCGATGAACGGCAAAATACCTTCAATGATATGATCGAAATCACCCTGAATGCGGCCATCACGCTCTAA